One part of the Cyprinus carpio isolate SPL01 chromosome A25, ASM1834038v1, whole genome shotgun sequence genome encodes these proteins:
- the LOC109061474 gene encoding protein phosphatase 1H: MMITRVRSAVSSIIGGIMASGSSAHETHPDLPPRFPYSRPDFLALSPDEVECSADHISRPILILKEMKLPWATGYAEVINAGKSALNEDQACCEVVELRKRPTDPSSPSYTPTRRRSSLPSADLLESIDSSEVKEQNFHYWALFDGHGGSGAAVFAAKFLHLHIEEQLQEVLEILQNPSLQPPTCLGEENPVHQLHPSAGCSQRGLSRAASLRGAAGAPGSPNTMAPRFFMEKKIKQESLVVGAIENAFKEMDAHIARERMVYCISGGCTALAVVYLLGKLYVANAGDSRALIIRGGEVIPVSSSFTPESERQRLQFLAHLQPSLLGNEFTHLEFPRRVTKKELGKRMLYRDFTMNGWAYKTVQEEDLKFPLVYGEGKKARVLATIGITRGLGDHDLKVHDSDIAIKPFLSCSPEVKIYNLSQYEHGADDVMILATDGLWDVLSNQEVAEAVSGFLGNCDPDDQHRYTMAAQDLVMKARGVLRDRGWRIAGDRLGSGDDISVFIIPLMHGDKQPPPS; encoded by the exons atgatGATAACACGCGTGCGGTCCGCGGTCTCCAGCATCATCGGCGGCATCATGGCTTCTGGTTCCAGCGCGCACGAGACCCATCCTGATCTACCGCCCCGGTTCCCGTACAGCAGGCCGGATTTCCTCGCGCTGTCACCGGACGAGGTGGAGTGCTCGGCGGATCACATCTCTAGACCCATCCTCATCCTCAAGGAGATGAAGCTGCCCTGGGCCACCGGATACGCGGA GGTGATCAACGCAGGTAAAAGTGCCCTGAACGAGGACCAGGCGTGCTGTGAGGTGGTAGAGCTCAGGAAGAGACCCACAGACCCGTCCAGCCCCAGCTACACGCCCACCAGGAGACGCTCCTCGCTGCCCAGCGCAGACCTCCTGGAGTCCATCGACAGCTCA GAGGTGAAGGAGCAGAACTTCCACTACTGGGCTCTGTTTGATGGTCACGGTGGCTCCGGAGCCGCGGTCTTCGCTGCCAAGTTCCTCCACCTGCACATCGAGGAGCAGCTGCAGGAGGTGCTGGAGATCCTGCAGAACCCGTCCCTGCAGCCACCCACCTGCCTCGGCGAGGAGAACCCCGTCCACCAGCTCCACCCGTCTGCCGGATGCTCCCAGAGAGGCCTGTCGCGGGCGGCGTCGCTCAGAGGGGCCGCCGGGGCCCCGGGGTCCCCTAATACCATGGCCCCGCGGTTCTTCATGGAGAAGAAGATCAAACAGGAGAGTCTGGTGGTGGGAGCAATAGAGAATGCCTTCAAGGAGATG GATGCTCACATCGCTCGGGAGAGGATGGTTTACTGTATATCTGGAGGATGTACTGCTTTAGCGGTGGTGTATTTACTTGGAAAACTGTACGTGGCCAATGCCGGAGACAGCAG GGCTCTGATCATCCGTGGAGGAGAGGTCATCCCCGTGTCCAGCTCCTTCACTCCGGAATCGGAGCGCCAGAGACTCCAGTTCCTG GCTCACCTGCAGCCGTCGCTGCTGGGGAACGAGTTCACACACCTGGAGTTTCCCAGAAGGGTCACGAAAAAAGAGCTTGGGAAGAGGATGCTGTACCGAGACTTCACCATGAACGGATG GGCGTATAAAACAGTGCAGGAGGAAGATCTGAAGTTTCCACTCGTATACGGAGAAGGAAAAAAG GCTCGTGTCCTGGCCACCATCGGCATCACTCGAGGACTGGGAGACCACGACCTGAAGGTTCACGACTCAGACATCGCCATCAAACCGTTCCTCTCCTGCTCTCCAGAG GTGAAGATCTATAACCTCTCTCAGTATGAGCACGGCGCCGATGATGTCATGATCCTGGCTACAGATGGACTCTGGGACGTGCTGTCCAATCAGGAAGTGGCAGAGGCGGTATCTGGTTTCCTTGGAAACTGTGACCCTGATGACCAGCACAG GTACACAATGGCAGCTCAAGACCTGGTGATGAAGGCCAGAGGTGTCCTGAGGGACCGAGGCTGGAGAATCGCTGGAGACCGGCTCGGCTCTGGAGATGACATCTCGGTCTTCATAATTCCCCTAATGCACGGCGATAAACAGCCTCCGCcgagctga